Proteins encoded in a region of the Chloroflexota bacterium genome:
- a CDS encoding radical SAM protein, with the protein MATLYRIDTSKAKRWSYELGPIRPPSEGRDRSLLIRATRNCPWNRCHFCPVYKAQKFEYRSVAEIKEDIDAAQALAGELKTASWQMGFGGRIDNAVLSAILRGNPELYSRDSPDPEGVEPRLQSLVNVANWLASGGRTAFLQDADTPIMRTPELVEVLSYLKQSFPSIERVTSYARAKTLARKSGEELNRLREAGLSRLHVGLESGADEVLAYMEKGVTAEEHIRGGRQVVEAGISLSEYVMPGLGGRRWSGKHALESARVLNEIAPDFIRLRSLIAHRGCLLSEQIESGDFEPLDEDEMVAEIGLFIEKLTCSAYVASDQMANLLWEVEGKLPQDKPDMLRVIASYLTKSPLERLTFCLERRRASFLSVYGGLPEVVEEKVQQAVEAIESEAPDAAQKVKAAIAVLKQSFL; encoded by the coding sequence ATGGCTACTCTCTACCGTATCGATACGTCAAAGGCAAAGCGATGGTCTTATGAGCTTGGGCCCATCAGGCCGCCCAGCGAAGGCCGTGACCGCTCCCTGCTTATCAGGGCAACCCGCAATTGCCCGTGGAACAGATGTCACTTCTGCCCCGTCTACAAGGCGCAGAAATTTGAGTACCGCAGCGTGGCAGAGATCAAGGAGGACATAGACGCCGCCCAGGCCCTGGCTGGTGAGTTGAAGACCGCCTCATGGCAGATGGGCTTTGGGGGGAGGATCGACAATGCCGTTTTGAGCGCCATCCTTCGTGGGAATCCTGAGCTTTACAGCAGGGATTCGCCCGACCCCGAGGGGGTAGAGCCCAGGCTGCAAAGCCTGGTGAATGTGGCCAACTGGCTGGCTTCTGGCGGTCGCACCGCCTTTCTCCAGGATGCTGACACACCGATTATGCGCACCCCTGAACTGGTGGAGGTGCTGAGTTACCTCAAGCAGAGCTTCCCCAGCATAGAGCGGGTGACCTCTTATGCCCGAGCCAAAACCCTTGCCCGAAAATCTGGTGAGGAGCTGAACCGTTTGCGTGAAGCTGGACTGTCTCGGCTCCACGTTGGCCTGGAATCAGGGGCTGATGAGGTGCTGGCGTACATGGAAAAGGGGGTGACCGCTGAGGAGCACATAAGAGGGGGACGCCAGGTGGTGGAGGCGGGGATATCGCTCTCAGAGTATGTTATGCCGGGGTTGGGGGGAAGGAGGTGGTCGGGGAAACATGCCCTGGAATCGGCACGAGTGCTGAACGAGATAGCCCCCGACTTCATCAGGTTAAGAAGCCTTATTGCACACCGGGGTTGTCTGCTCTCCGAACAGATAGAGAGCGGAGACTTCGAGCCGCTGGACGAGGACGAGATGGTTGCCGAGATTGGCCTGTTTATTGAGAAACTGACCTGCAGTGCTTATGTGGCCAGTGACCAGATGGCGAACTTGCTGTGGGAGGTGGAAGGGAAGTTGCCTCAGGACAAGCCGGATATGCTGCGCGTTATCGCCAGCTATCTTACGAAGAGTCCTTTAGAAAGGTTGACGTTTTGCCTGGAGCGGAGGCGGGCGTCTTTCCTCAGTGTCTATGGCGGACTTCCTGAGGTAGTTGAAGAGAAGGTGCAGCAAGCGGTCGAGGCCATCGAGTCTGAGGCCCCGGATGCTGCCCAGAAGGTGAAGGCGGCAATCGCCGTCCTGAAGCAGTCGTTCCTCTAG
- a CDS encoding aldolase, protein MSMAPHEIDTLVRDAVLAPDTEVRESCRRAIRESASALGVSPASTQGLYEAAGKGLYSGVTVPAINIRGITYQVARAVFRAALKDKVGAFIFEIARSEIGYTKQSPDEYATCVLAAAVREGFKGPVFLQGDHFQVNQARFRSDPEKELAAIKTLIRESVAAGFLNIDIDASTLVDLERPTLDEQQENNYRVTAEMTEFMRGLEPQGVTISVGGEIGEVGKRNSTVEELRAFMKGYHRLLPPGVKGISKISVQTGTTHGGVVLPDGTIATVELDFKTLEELSRVAREEYGMGGAVQHGASTLPEEAFHHFPQTGTVEVHLATGFQNIIFDSPYFPRELLDRIYRHLSENYENERAKDDSEEQFLYKTRKKAFGDFKKEMWSLPEESYSGLRDALEARFSLLFHKLNVADTVGLVNRFVVAPT, encoded by the coding sequence ATGTCTATGGCACCCCATGAAATTGACACGCTGGTGAGAGATGCTGTTCTTGCTCCTGACACCGAGGTTAGGGAAAGCTGCCGGCGTGCTATTAGGGAGTCGGCTTCCGCGCTGGGGGTTTCCCCCGCCAGCACGCAGGGCCTCTACGAAGCAGCGGGGAAGGGGCTATACAGCGGCGTCACCGTGCCAGCTATAAACATCCGAGGCATCACCTACCAGGTAGCCAGGGCTGTCTTCAGGGCCGCCCTGAAAGATAAAGTCGGTGCCTTTATATTTGAGATCGCCCGCTCTGAGATAGGCTATACAAAGCAAAGCCCTGATGAGTACGCTACCTGCGTCCTGGCGGCTGCTGTCAGGGAAGGATTCAAAGGGCCTGTCTTTCTTCAGGGAGACCACTTTCAGGTGAACCAGGCCAGATTTCGCTCAGACCCAGAGAAGGAACTGGCGGCTATCAAAACGCTGATCCGAGAGTCCGTCGCTGCTGGATTCCTGAATATCGACATAGATGCCTCCACTCTGGTGGATTTGGAAAGGCCGACTCTCGATGAGCAGCAGGAGAATAACTACCGCGTCACTGCCGAGATGACTGAGTTTATGCGCGGCCTTGAGCCTCAGGGCGTAACCATTTCTGTCGGTGGTGAGATTGGCGAGGTAGGCAAGAGAAACTCTACGGTCGAGGAACTGAGGGCTTTTATGAAGGGGTATCACCGCCTGTTACCGCCGGGCGTCAAGGGCATTTCCAAAATCAGCGTCCAAACAGGCACAACGCATGGTGGGGTGGTCTTGCCCGATGGAACGATTGCCACGGTTGAGCTCGACTTCAAAACTCTGGAAGAACTGTCCCGCGTAGCGCGGGAAGAATACGGCATGGGTGGCGCCGTGCAGCATGGGGCCTCTACTCTTCCAGAGGAGGCCTTCCATCACTTTCCCCAGACTGGCACCGTGGAGGTCCACCTGGCTACCGGCTTTCAGAACATTATCTTTGACAGCCCCTATTTCCCCAGGGAACTGCTGGATAGAATATACCGCCATCTCTCGGAGAACTACGAGAATGAAAGGGCAAAAGACGATTCTGAAGAGCAGTTCCTTTACAAGACCCGGAAGAAGGCCTTCGGTGATTTCAAGAAGGAGATGTGGAGTCTCCCTGAAGAGAGCTATTCCGGGCTGAGGGATGCACTAGAGGCCCGCTTTTCCCTCCTTTTCCACAAATTGAACGTTGCTGACACAGTGGGCCTGGTCAACAGGTTCGTGGTTGCCCCGACCTAG
- a CDS encoding ATP-dependent 6-phosphofructokinase, whose product MVISTKKSRIGILTGGGDCAGLNPAMKWVVKTALDERLQWERGLQYEVLGIRDGWKGLIRVEPMAADIPGYVVPLTEEMVRTWDRYGGTFLGTSRTNPYNPKDDQSKRVLDNIEKLGLKALIAIGGEDTLGVAYKLSQEGVNVIGIPKTIDKDLPGTDYTLGFETALNVITEEVDRLRTTAGSHKRIFVVETMGRNAGWLALEGGESCGAFIILIPEYEFSVERVCELVQEGRRAGARYEILVVAEGAKPSGRSEFVARDEVDGFGHKALGGIGDFLAAEIQKAAKIDSRSVVLSHLQRGGAPCAYDRRMGRYFGIAAVDLVVMEDFGKMVSCRNGKITAVPLKEATGPLNLVDVDRLYDVDRYNGRRSILNYTRQGEKQIQGG is encoded by the coding sequence AGTAGAATAGGCATTCTCACTGGCGGCGGGGACTGTGCTGGCTTGAACCCAGCCATGAAATGGGTGGTGAAAACAGCGCTGGATGAACGGCTTCAGTGGGAAAGGGGTCTCCAGTACGAGGTTCTGGGAATCCGCGATGGGTGGAAGGGATTGATCCGGGTTGAGCCTATGGCGGCGGATATCCCGGGATATGTGGTGCCCCTGACCGAGGAGATGGTGAGGACCTGGGATAGGTACGGAGGCACGTTCCTGGGCACTTCTAGGACGAATCCCTACAACCCCAAGGATGACCAGTCAAAGAGGGTGTTGGACAATATAGAAAAGCTCGGCCTAAAGGCGTTGATAGCTATTGGTGGCGAGGATACCCTGGGAGTGGCATACAAGCTATCTCAGGAAGGGGTGAATGTCATTGGTATCCCCAAGACGATTGACAAGGACCTCCCCGGGACTGACTACACTTTGGGGTTTGAAACAGCCCTGAATGTCATCACCGAAGAGGTGGACAGGCTGAGGACTACTGCTGGCTCTCACAAGCGAATATTTGTGGTGGAAACGATGGGGAGAAATGCCGGATGGCTGGCTTTGGAAGGGGGGGAGTCCTGTGGGGCATTCATCATCCTCATCCCAGAGTATGAGTTCTCCGTTGAGAGGGTGTGCGAGCTAGTCCAGGAGGGAAGAAGGGCGGGGGCCCGATACGAGATTCTCGTGGTGGCAGAGGGGGCTAAGCCATCGGGACGTTCCGAATTTGTCGCTCGCGACGAAGTAGACGGCTTCGGGCATAAGGCTCTCGGCGGCATTGGTGACTTCCTGGCAGCGGAGATTCAGAAAGCTGCCAAGATAGACTCCCGAAGCGTAGTGCTGAGTCACCTGCAACGTGGCGGTGCTCCCTGCGCCTATGATCGCAGGATGGGCAGGTATTTCGGCATTGCAGCCGTGGACCTGGTGGTGATGGAAGATTTTGGGAAGATGGTGAGTTGCCGGAATGGTAAGATCACGGCCGTTCCGCTGAAAGAAGCCACTGGCCCACTGAATCTGGTGGACGTTGACAGATTGTACGATGTGGATCGATATAACGGTCGCCGCAGCATTTTGAACTATACTCGCCAGGGTGAAAAGCAAATACAAGGGGGTTGA